A window from Chrysemys picta bellii isolate R12L10 chromosome 20, ASM1138683v2, whole genome shotgun sequence encodes these proteins:
- the ZNF574 gene encoding LOW QUALITY PROTEIN: zinc finger protein 574 (The sequence of the model RefSeq protein was modified relative to this genomic sequence to represent the inferred CDS: deleted 1 base in 1 codon) has product MAEPAEETLLYVEHRYVCSECSQLYGSLEEALLHQQTHLGPEQQYEVVGLAGEAEAGLYQALAVQENSQYQCLECGQLLLSPGELLEHQELHLKRLSQEPETPAKLPASSQIHYECVECKALFLSQEVWLAHRQAHRAPPEPPAPEAAPTGQSQALVDLEHSYRKPEETAAAGAGADGCAVQLLLYECGECLQLFQTPKDFLEHQATHLGAAPAGELAEPPACPAEPPQPAPAGVLNGAAPAPSEPSITASDHSYELKNGPEEAAAAPRRPKRGGQEPWCAECQQPFPSAHQLQLHLQCHRQGAFQCPLCSKVLATPLALRQHRSEHSGESRYLCMDCGLAFDTEAVLLAHRRGHSPNPLHRCACGKAFLNMTKFLYHRRSHGPLPPPPPEPPLPAPPEPPPAPPAPKKPDDVVPLAIIYSVENAEANGPSFRCLMCSKVFSKHLQLVRHQRFVHKLERRHKCQTCGKMFKKKSHVRNHLLTHTGERPFHCKECGKSFNSQANLLRHRLTHTGERPYRCEICQKAFTQSSTLQQHLFVHSRHYPYKCQECGINFHRPYRLLMHRYHHTGEYPYKCQECGRSFLLRRLLDVHQLSHAGREPQVCAGCGAAFVTALQLREHKCGKVSRRFECPTCGKKVSSAARLRAHELLHDGGAVAAPEEEAPAPPPPPPPAPPRRLPKSFECAECKKLFSTETSLQVHRRIHTGERPYPCPDCGKAFRQSTHLKDHRRLHTGEKPFKCEECGKAFTIAVRLAEHRRIHTGERPYHCADCGKAYRSFSNLWKHRKLHQQQRLQNEQEALAEAAAAAAMAAAAAPDYGNTLTIMETIEIYPAVAAEPEGVPGNRLENIQLGGV; this is encoded by the exons ATGGCGGAGCCGGCGGAGGAGACGCTGCTCTACGTGGAGCACCGCTACGTCTGCTCGGAGTGCAGCCAGCTCTACGGCTCCCTGGAGGAGGCGCTGCTGCACCAGCAGACCCACCTGGGCCCGGAGCAGCAGTATGAGGTGGTGGGGCTGGCGGGCGAGGCCGAGGCCGGGCTGTACCAGGCGCTGGCCGTGCAGGAGAACAGCCAGTACCAGTGCCTGGAGTgcgggcagctgctgctctcgcCCGGCGAGCTCCTGGAGCACCAGGAGCTGCACCTCAAGCGGCTGAGCCAGGAGCCGGAGACGCCCGCCAAGCTGCCGGCCTCCAGCCAGATCCACTACGAGTGCGTGGAGTGCAAGGCGCTGTTCCTCAGCCAGGAGGTGTGGCTGGCTCACCGGCAGGCCCACCGCGCCCCCccggagccccccgcccccgaggCGGCCCCCACCGGCCAGAGCCAGGCGCTGGTGGACCTGGAGCACTCGTACCGCAAGCCGGAGGAGACGGcagcggcgggggcgggggcggacgGCTGCGCTGTGCAGCTGCTGCTCTACGAGTGCGGCGAGTGCTTGCAGCTCTTCCAGACGCCCAAGGACTTCCTGGAGCACCAGGCCACGCACCTGGGCGCTGCGCCCGCGGGGGAGCTGGCAGAGCCGCCCGCCTGCCCGGCGGAGCCCCCCCAACCGGCGCCGGCGGGCGTGCTGAACGGAGCCGCGCCTGCCCCCTCGGAGCCCAGCATCACCGCCAGCGACCACAGCTACGAGCTGAAGAACGGGCCTGAGGAGGCGGCGGCCGCGCCGCGCCGGCCCAAGCGGGGCGGCCAGGAGCCCTGGTGCGCCGAGTGCCAGCAGCCCTTCCCCTCGGCGCACCAGCTCCAGCTGCACCTGCAGTGCCACCGGCAGGGCGCCTTCCAGTGCCCGCTCTGCAGCAAGGTGCTGGCCACCCCGCTGGCCCTGCGGCAGCACCGGAGCGAGCACAGCGGCGAGTCGCGCTACCTGTGCATGGACTGCGGCCTGGCCTTCGACACCGAGGCCGTGCTGCTGGCCCACCGGCGCGGccactcccccaaccccctgcaccgcTGCGCCTGCGGCAAGGCCTTTCTCAACATGACCAAGTTCCTGTACCACCGCCGCTCCCAcggccccctgccgcccccccctccagagccgcccctgcccgcCCCGCCCGAGCCCCCGCCCGCCCCGCCGGCGCCCAAGAAGCCGGACGACGTTGTGCCGCTGGCCATCATCTACTCGGTGGAGAACGCGGAGGCCAACGGGCCCAGCTTCCGCTGCCTGATGTGCAGCAAGGTCTTCTCCAAGCACCTGCAGCTGGTGCGGCACCAGCGCTTCGTGCACAAGCTGGAGCGGCGCCACAAGTGCCAGACCTGCGGCAAGATGTTCAAGAAGAAGTCGCACGTCCGCAATCACCTGCTGACCCACACGGGCGAGCGCCCCTTCCACTGCAAGGAGTGCGGCAAGAGCTTCAACTCCCAGGCCAACCTGCTGCGCCACCGGCTGACCCACACGGGCGAGCGCCCCTACCGCTGCGAGATCTGCCAGAAGGCCTTCACCCAGTCCTCCACCCTCCAGCAGCACCTCTTCGTGCATAGCCGCCACTACCCCTACAAGTGCCAGGAGTGCGGCATCAACTTCCACCGGCCCTACCGCCTGCTCATGCACCGCTACCACCACACGGGCGAGTACCCCTACAAGTGCCAGGAGTGCGGGCGCTCCTTCCTGCTCCGGCGCCTGCTGGACGTGCACCAGCTGAGCCACGCCGGGCGGGAGCCCCAGGTCTGCGCTGGCTGCGGCGCCGCCTTCGTCACGGCCCTGCAGCTCCGCGAGCACAAGTGCGGCAAGGTGAGCCGGCGCTTCGAGTGCCCCACCTGCGGGAAGAAGGTCAGCTCGGCCGCCCGGCTCCGTGCCCACGAGCTCCTCCATGATGGGGGTGCCGTGGCCGCCCCCGAGGAAGAGGCCCccgccccgccgccgccgcccccccccgccccgccgcgccgcctgccC AAGAGCTTCGAATGCGCCGAGTGCAAGAAGCTGTTCAGCACCGAGACCTCGCTGCAGGTTCACCGGCGcatccacaccggggagcggccctacCCCTGCCCGGACTGCGGCAAGGCCTTCCGGCAGTCCACCCACCTCAAGGACCACCGGCGCCTGCACACCGGCGAGAAGCCCTTCAAATGCGAGGAGTGCGGCAAGGCCTTCACCATCGCCGTGCGGCTGGCCGAGCACCGGCGCATCCACACCGGCGAGCGCCCCTACCACTGCGCCGACTGCGGCAAGGCCTATCGCTCCTTCTCCAACCTGTGGAAGCACCGCAAACTGCACCAGCAGCAGCGTCTGCAGAACGAGCAGGAGGCCCTGGCCGAGgcggccgccgccgccgccatggCGGCCGCCGCCGCCCCGGACTACGGCAACACCCTGACCATCATGGAGACGATCGAGATCTACCCCGCCGTGGCCGCCGAGCCCGAGGGCGTCCCGGGCAACCGCCTGGAGAACATTCAGCTGGGAGGGGTCTGA